A single region of the Streptomyces sp. NBC_00425 genome encodes:
- a CDS encoding contact-dependent growth inhibition system immunity protein — protein sequence MHALRCRPIGELTVEDMRLLIGQDVGLAYLLPLALEVLRDDPMAEGDMYEGDLLAAVLTRSPAVWNEWSELGRELGVIVSELTDLPQSLMQETARFLAR from the coding sequence GTGCACGCCCTTCGGTGTCGGCCGATCGGCGAGCTGACCGTCGAGGACATGCGTCTGCTGATCGGGCAGGACGTAGGACTTGCTTATCTTCTGCCGCTCGCGCTGGAGGTGCTGCGGGACGACCCGATGGCCGAGGGCGACATGTACGAGGGCGATCTGCTGGCCGCCGTTCTGACCAGAAGTCCAGCAGTCTGGAATGAGTGGTCCGAGCTCGGCCGGGAGCTGGGCGTGATCGTCTCGGAGCTGACCGATCTGCCGCAGTCCTTGATGCAGGAGACCGCGAGGTTCCTGGCTCGGTAG
- a CDS encoding 2OG-Fe(II) oxygenase → MFEMPVNPFELSEEALSRISADASWTPIESEIPKANAKVIRHFLTPAEVEAFTTELAAQRFAPVGRDGIAANYAEGDPVTHLRATAESTSLAAEFYRRLRTLLSLEVGSDDPTDSDGRPWRPAAVNPRMRFITYEHGGFIVPHYDSPYFAPDGRRTLLTVVVYLSYEAVGGETRFIADKQNDLPFAQRDFSDWPRPAKPEEILSAHRPEPGDALLFWHRTLHDSAPLLEGTKTILRTDVLYEPVDVP, encoded by the coding sequence ATGTTCGAAATGCCGGTAAATCCCTTTGAGCTCTCCGAAGAAGCGCTGAGCCGAATATCTGCCGATGCCTCATGGACCCCGATCGAATCGGAGATCCCAAAGGCCAACGCCAAGGTGATTCGCCATTTCCTCACTCCGGCCGAAGTGGAGGCATTCACGACCGAACTGGCCGCCCAGCGCTTTGCACCAGTAGGCCGAGACGGCATTGCCGCCAACTACGCAGAGGGAGATCCGGTCACTCATCTCCGCGCCACGGCCGAATCCACATCCCTGGCGGCAGAATTCTACCGCAGGCTGCGGACGCTTCTCTCGCTTGAAGTGGGATCGGACGATCCGACGGATTCGGACGGAAGGCCCTGGAGGCCGGCAGCCGTCAATCCGCGTATGCGCTTCATCACGTACGAACACGGCGGATTCATTGTCCCGCACTACGATTCGCCCTATTTCGCCCCCGACGGAAGGCGCACTCTCCTGACGGTCGTCGTCTACCTGTCGTATGAGGCCGTGGGCGGAGAAACGCGGTTCATCGCCGATAAGCAGAATGATCTTCCCTTTGCGCAACGCGACTTCTCTGACTGGCCGAGGCCCGCGAAGCCTGAGGAAATATTGAGTGCCCACCGCCCCGAACCGGGCGATGCGCTCCTCTTCTGGCATCGAACGCTTCACGACTCGGCCCCGCTTCTTGAGGGTACGAAAACAATACTCAGAACCGACGTGCTCTACGAGCCCGTAGATGTGCCTTGA
- a CDS encoding thioesterase II family protein codes for MRSDEGSAELWVRRFHPVSDRRVRLVCLPHAGGTASFFFSYSRVLAACADVLAVQYPGRQDRRHEPALTSVDALVEEIFDVLCPFDDLPLVLFGHSMGGILGFEIARRLERAGRAPLGLIVSGRRAPDVYGGGDVHTRGDEALIAEMSALSGTDPGVLADEEILRMVLPALRADFTAIETYRFRPDGPGAALSCPVSVLTGESDPRVGLGQAMAWRDFTSGPFTFRSFPGGHFFLTPQQDAVTAAIAEDLGRLVQPAVR; via the coding sequence ATGAGGAGTGATGAGGGCAGTGCAGAGTTGTGGGTGCGGCGTTTTCATCCGGTTTCGGACCGGCGGGTGCGGTTGGTGTGTCTGCCGCATGCGGGTGGTACCGCGTCGTTTTTCTTCTCCTATTCGCGGGTCCTCGCGGCGTGTGCGGACGTGTTGGCTGTGCAGTATCCGGGGCGTCAGGACCGGCGGCATGAGCCTGCGCTGACGTCGGTGGATGCTCTGGTGGAGGAGATCTTCGACGTGTTGTGCCCGTTTGACGATCTGCCGTTGGTTTTGTTCGGTCACAGTATGGGCGGGATCTTGGGCTTTGAGATCGCGCGGCGGTTGGAGCGGGCGGGGCGGGCGCCGTTGGGTCTGATCGTGTCGGGGCGGCGCGCGCCTGACGTGTATGGCGGGGGCGATGTGCACACGCGTGGCGATGAGGCGTTGATCGCGGAGATGAGTGCGTTGTCGGGGACGGATCCGGGGGTGCTGGCCGATGAGGAGATCCTGCGTATGGTTCTGCCGGCGTTGCGCGCTGATTTCACCGCGATCGAGACCTACCGTTTCAGGCCTGACGGTCCGGGGGCTGCGCTGAGTTGTCCGGTGAGTGTCCTGACGGGTGAGTCCGATCCGCGGGTCGGTCTCGGGCAGGCCATGGCGTGGCGGGACTTCACCAGCGGTCCGTTCACGTTCCGCAGTTTCCCCGGCGGGCATTTCTTCCTGACGCCGCAGCAGGACGCGGTCACCGCGGCCATCGCCGAGGATCTCGGCCGGCTCGTCCAGCCCGCCGTCCGCTGA